The proteins below are encoded in one region of Penicillium psychrofluorescens genome assembly, chromosome: 4:
- a CDS encoding uncharacterized protein (ID:PFLUO_006679-T1.cds;~source:funannotate), translating into MAPADTKKAEEPAKKQGPPKLSDVKDIIDESTFEQILEMDDEDDRDFSKGIVYGFFDQAKATFKKMEDALTKKDLKELSSLGHFLKGSSATLGLTKVKDSCEKIQHYGAGKDEAGVVDEPDDEVSLKHIQTTLTDVEADYAEVEKFLRRFYGEEVKPEEEDKKEEKKETKKEEPTTSKKEKETKK; encoded by the exons ATGGCTCCCGCCGACACCAAGAAGGCAGAGGAACCT gccaagaagcaggGTCCGCCCAAGCTGTCAGATGTCAAAGATATTATCGATGAGAGCACCTTTGAGCAAATCCtcgagatggatgatgaggacgaccGTGATTTCAGCAAGGGCATTGTCTATGGTTTCTTTgaccaggccaaggccaCCTTTAAGAAAATGGAGGATGCACT GACGAAAAAGGACCTTAAGGAGCTTTCTTCTTTAGGCCACTTTCTCAAGGGCTCATCTGCTACCCTGGGCCTgaccaaggtcaaggacTCCTGTGAGAAGATCCAACATTACGGCGCCGGCAAGGACGAggctggggttgttgacgagcccgacgacgAAGTCTCCCTGAAGCACATCCAGACCACTCTCACAGACGTCGAGGCCGATTACGCCGAAGTCGAGAAATTCTTGCGCCGATTTTACGGAGAAGAGGTGAAGCCtgaggaagaagataaaaaggaggagaaaaaggagacaaagaaggaggagcccaccacctccaagaaggagaaggagactAAGAAATAG